Proteins from a genomic interval of Polaribacter sejongensis:
- a CDS encoding TonB-dependent receptor: MKNKLLLFFAITLCLHSYGQQLKGIVLNPLNEPLENVYIINQNSNLHTHTNEAGSFILEKTAVNNTLQISILGFGTKTLKVTEQDLKNGITIHLETKIFQLEELVLRKEINALQTLTNIDVQVNPVNNSQEILRKVPGLFIGQHAGGGKAEQIFLRGFDIDHGTDIALSVDGMPINMVSHAHGQGYSDLHFVIPETIQKIDFGKGPYYANQGDFNTAGYVNFDTKTAIDKSMISVGYGDFNSLRTVGMFNLLENSKNNDAYVAVEYIEFDGAYESPQNFNRLNLFAKYNTFLNGRDKLTLTASHFTSSWDASGQVPVRAVESGLINRFGSIDDTEGGNTSRSNLNAQLQKTLDNGSILEANTFYSKYDFELYSNFTFFLEDIVNGDQIKQFEDRSIYGMNAKIISTKEYGNVEAKFTKGMGLRYDLIFDNELSHTKNRSELLNNIQLGDVKQSNLYAFFNSEFEIGKFKIAPSIRLDYFKFLYNDALSTTYETLSKTKAIVNPKLNFLYAQNDNLQWFLKSGIGFHSNDARVVLQENADKVLPRAYGADLGNIWKPTKNLVVNTAAWYLFSEEEFVYVGDAGIVEPSGESERFGLDLGIRYQLTDHVYFDTDATVTHARSLEAEDGEDYIPLAPSFTMAGGISFSDLGKFSGGLRYRYLADRAANEDNSITAEGYVVSDFNINYKVNQDVTFGVALENIFDVEWNETQFATESRLQNETDAVEEIHFTPGTPFFAKATITYTF, translated from the coding sequence ATGAAGAACAAATTACTACTATTTTTTGCGATAACACTCTGTTTGCATTCTTATGGTCAGCAGTTAAAAGGGATTGTTTTAAATCCGCTAAATGAACCTTTAGAAAACGTTTATATTATCAATCAAAACTCTAATTTACATACACATACAAATGAAGCTGGAAGTTTTATTCTTGAAAAAACAGCTGTAAATAATACATTACAGATAAGTATTTTAGGTTTTGGAACAAAGACGTTAAAAGTAACTGAACAAGATTTAAAAAACGGAATTACCATACACCTAGAAACGAAAATTTTTCAATTAGAAGAATTGGTATTGCGTAAAGAAATAAATGCGTTACAAACCTTAACAAATATAGATGTACAGGTAAATCCTGTAAATAATTCTCAAGAAATTTTAAGAAAAGTTCCTGGTTTGTTTATCGGTCAGCATGCTGGAGGAGGAAAAGCAGAACAAATTTTTTTAAGAGGTTTTGATATTGATCACGGAACAGATATTGCACTTTCTGTAGATGGAATGCCAATAAACATGGTTTCTCATGCACACGGACAAGGATATTCTGATTTACATTTTGTAATACCAGAAACCATACAAAAAATAGATTTTGGAAAAGGACCTTATTACGCAAATCAAGGTGATTTTAATACTGCTGGTTATGTGAATTTTGATACAAAAACAGCCATTGATAAAAGTATGATATCTGTTGGTTATGGAGACTTTAACTCTTTAAGAACCGTTGGGATGTTTAATTTATTAGAAAATTCTAAAAACAACGATGCGTATGTTGCTGTAGAATATATAGAGTTTGATGGCGCTTACGAATCTCCACAAAACTTTAATAGATTGAATCTTTTTGCAAAATACAATACGTTTTTAAATGGAAGAGATAAGTTAACATTAACAGCTTCTCATTTTACAAGTTCTTGGGATGCTTCTGGTCAAGTGCCAGTTAGAGCCGTAGAAAGTGGATTGATTAATCGTTTTGGTTCTATTGATGATACAGAAGGAGGTAATACATCTAGATCTAACTTAAATGCGCAATTGCAAAAAACATTAGATAATGGTTCTATTTTAGAGGCAAATACATTTTACTCTAAATATGATTTTGAATTGTATTCTAATTTTACCTTCTTTTTAGAAGATATTGTAAATGGAGATCAAATTAAACAATTTGAGGATAGAAGTATCTACGGAATGAATGCGAAAATCATCAGCACAAAAGAGTATGGTAATGTAGAAGCGAAGTTTACAAAAGGGATGGGTTTACGTTACGATTTAATTTTTGATAACGAATTATCGCACACAAAAAATAGAAGTGAATTGTTAAATAACATTCAATTAGGAGATGTAAAACAAAGCAATTTATACGCGTTTTTTAACTCAGAATTTGAGATTGGAAAATTTAAAATAGCACCATCTATTCGTTTAGATTATTTTAAGTTTTTATACAACGATGCTTTAAGTACAACGTATGAAACATTGAGTAAAACAAAGGCAATTGTAAATCCTAAATTGAACTTTTTATATGCGCAAAACGATAATTTACAATGGTTTTTAAAATCAGGAATTGGGTTTCATTCTAATGATGCAAGAGTTGTTTTACAAGAAAATGCAGATAAAGTTCTACCAAGAGCCTACGGAGCAGACTTAGGAAATATTTGGAAACCTACTAAGAATTTAGTAGTAAACACGGCAGCTTGGTATTTGTTTTCAGAAGAAGAGTTTGTGTATGTTGGTGATGCTGGTATTGTAGAGCCATCTGGAGAATCGGAACGTTTTGGATTGGATTTAGGCATTCGTTACCAATTAACAGATCATGTGTATTTTGATACAGATGCAACAGTTACACATGCAAGAAGTTTAGAAGCTGAAGACGGAGAAGATTACATTCCGTTAGCGCCTAGTTTTACAATGGCAGGGGGAATTTCTTTTAGTGATTTAGGGAAGTTTTCTGGTGGATTGCGTTACCGTTATTTAGCGGATAGAGCAGCAAATGAAGATAATTCTATTACTGCAGAAGGATATGTAGTAAGTGATTTTAATATCAATTATAAAGTGAATCAAGATGTTACTTTTGGTGTTGCCTTAGAAAATATTTTTGATGTAGAATGGAATGAAACGCAGTTTGCAACGGAAAGTAGGTTGCAAAATGAAACGGATGCTGTAGAAGAAATTCATTTTACACCAGGAACACCGTTTTTTGCCAAAGCAACCATAACGTACACGTTTTAA